The Niallia alba genome includes a window with the following:
- the lepA gene encoding translation elongation factor 4, whose amino-acid sequence MNREEMLKRQSKIRNFSIIAHIDHGKSTLADRILEKTNALTAREMKDQLLDSMDLERERGITIKLNSVQLKYQAKDGEIYTLHLIDTPGHVDFTYEVSRSLAACEGAVLVVDAAQGIEAQTLANVYLAIDNDLEIVPVINKIDLPSADPERVRNEIEEVIGLDASEAVLASAKAGIGIEDILEQVVEKVPAPEGDPEAPLKALIFDSLYDAYRGVVTYIRVVDGTVKPGDKIKMMATGKEFEVIEVGVFTPKAVNTDELSVGDVGFLTAAIKNVGDTRVGDTITSAKNGATKALPGYRKLNPMVYCGLYPIDSAKFNDLREALEKLELNDSALQFEPETSQALGFGFRCGFLGLLHMEIIQERIEREFKIDLITTAPSVIYDVILTDGTEIKVDNPSAMPDPQKIERIEEPYVKATMMAPNEYVGAIMELCQQKRGVFIDMQYMDETRVKIMYEIPLSEIVYDFFDQLKSNTRGYASFDYELIGYKTSTLVKMDILLNSEQVDALSFIVHKDFAYERGKVIVEKLKELIPRQQFEVPIQAAIGQKIVARSTIKAMRKNVLAKCYGGDISRKRKLLEKQKEGKKRMKQVGSVEVPQEAFMAVLRMDDNNTKK is encoded by the coding sequence ATGAACAGAGAAGAGATGCTTAAAAGACAATCAAAAATTAGAAATTTTTCTATTATTGCACATATAGATCATGGGAAATCAACCCTAGCTGATAGAATATTAGAAAAAACAAATGCACTCACTGCACGTGAGATGAAAGATCAGCTTTTAGATTCAATGGATTTGGAAAGAGAACGCGGAATTACGATTAAACTAAACTCAGTCCAATTAAAATATCAAGCAAAAGATGGAGAAATATATACCCTTCATCTCATAGACACACCAGGACACGTGGATTTTACATATGAAGTATCACGTAGTTTGGCTGCGTGTGAAGGAGCTGTATTAGTAGTTGACGCAGCACAAGGAATTGAAGCACAGACATTAGCTAATGTTTATTTAGCAATTGATAATGATTTGGAAATAGTTCCTGTTATTAATAAAATCGACCTTCCAAGTGCTGATCCTGAGAGAGTTAGAAACGAAATTGAGGAAGTTATTGGATTAGATGCTTCAGAGGCTGTGCTTGCTTCTGCAAAAGCTGGTATTGGGATAGAAGATATACTTGAACAAGTAGTAGAAAAAGTTCCTGCGCCAGAAGGAGATCCAGAGGCACCGTTAAAAGCACTTATTTTTGATAGTTTATATGACGCTTACCGGGGTGTAGTCACTTATATTCGTGTGGTTGATGGAACAGTTAAACCAGGTGACAAAATTAAAATGATGGCAACAGGTAAAGAATTTGAAGTTATTGAAGTAGGGGTATTTACACCGAAAGCTGTTAATACCGATGAATTATCTGTTGGAGATGTAGGTTTTTTAACAGCTGCAATTAAAAATGTTGGTGATACTCGAGTAGGGGATACGATTACAAGCGCGAAGAATGGCGCAACAAAAGCATTACCAGGATATAGAAAGCTTAATCCAATGGTTTATTGTGGTTTATATCCAATAGACAGTGCAAAATTTAATGATTTACGTGAAGCATTGGAAAAATTAGAGCTGAATGATTCAGCATTGCAATTTGAACCGGAAACATCACAAGCATTAGGATTTGGCTTTCGTTGTGGTTTCTTGGGCCTACTTCATATGGAGATTATTCAAGAGCGAATTGAGCGTGAATTCAAAATTGACTTAATTACAACTGCTCCAAGTGTTATCTATGATGTTATTTTGACAGATGGAACAGAAATCAAGGTAGATAATCCATCAGCGATGCCAGATCCTCAAAAAATCGAACGAATTGAAGAACCGTACGTGAAGGCAACGATGATGGCTCCAAATGAATATGTCGGTGCCATTATGGAATTATGTCAACAAAAAAGAGGCGTATTCATCGATATGCAATATATGGATGAGACTCGCGTCAAGATTATGTATGAAATTCCATTATCCGAAATTGTTTATGATTTCTTTGACCAATTGAAATCAAATACGAGAGGATATGCTTCATTTGATTATGAACTCATTGGATATAAAACATCGACTTTAGTGAAGATGGATATTTTACTGAATTCAGAACAAGTAGATGCGCTTAGCTTTATTGTTCATAAGGATTTTGCTTACGAAAGAGGAAAAGTTATTGTGGAGAAGTTAAAGGAACTGATTCCGCGTCAGCAATTTGAGGTGCCAATCCAAGCAGCAATTGGCCAAAAGATTGTCGCTCGTTCTACCATTAAAGCAATGCGTAAAAACGTATTGGCAAAATGTTATGGTGGGGATATTTCCCGTAAGCGTAAATTGCTAGAAAAGCAAAAAGAAGGAAAAAAACGGATGAAGCAAGTTGGATCTGTTGAAGTTCCGCAAGAGGCGTTCATGGCAGTATTGCGTATGGATGATAATAATACGAAAAAGTAA